The Panicum hallii strain FIL2 chromosome 9, PHallii_v3.1, whole genome shotgun sequence genome has a window encoding:
- the LOC112873447 gene encoding uncharacterized protein LOC112873447 has translation MSARHLRRKIKKILFRLDKATSGKQGLGIKGLPMKIAGHRWKGNKTSFGDSDDDDSAQSDEYSEIEEDNEEQPTAVESIEIEKNTEKGLHVDVRSKTKVKKLCKRILRQAPSQSMKLKDLKVAVEEHSNVVFSSFSCRREALLFLKKKLQESTKFSIEGKKVHLVS, from the exons ATGTCTGCCAGACATTTGCGGAGGAAGATCAAGAAAATCTTGTTCAGGTTG GATAAAGCTACTTCTGGCAAGCAGGGTCTTGGCATCAAGGGCCTGCCAATGAAAATTGCTGGCCATCGTTGGAAGGGAAACAAAACTTCATTTGGTGATAGTGACGACGATGATTCAGCCCAGTCCGATGAATATTCAGAAATTGAAGAGGACAATGAGGAACAACCGACTGCTGTTGAATCCATAGAGATAGAGAAGAATACAGAAAAAGGATTGCATGTGGATGTTAGATCCAAAACCAAGGTCAAGAAGCTTTGCAAAAGAATACTTCGTCAG GCCCCATCTCAGTCGATGAAATTGAAGGATCTTAAGGTAGCCGTTGAAGAACATTCTAATGTTGTATTCTCCAGCTTCTCTTGCAGACGTGAAGCTCTGTTGTTTCTGAAGAAGAAG CTTCAAGAGAGCACAAAGTTCAGCATAGAAGGCAAGAAAGTACATCTTGTGTCTTGA
- the LOC112875907 gene encoding uncharacterized protein LOC112875907 encodes MHDSDIYAGVGVDNPRDKWVYDTTQFDNILKKLKVQSAKPIQEEIAAVSDSPDSTPKKDKPANVEVTKVTRPQGRYAKMKIIAKWIRNLNHYVWMNLILSFALMQVSSYLCFFSNGLHCVPSY; translated from the exons ATGCATGACTCTGACATATATGCAGGTGTTGGTGTAGATAATCCTCGTGACAAATGGGTATATGATACCACCCAATTTGACAACATACTGAAGAAATTGAAAGTG CAATCAGCTAAGCCTATTCAAGAAG AAATTGCAGCTGTAAGTGATTCGCCTGACAGCACGCCCAAGAAAGATAAACCAGCAAATGTTGAAGTTACTAAAGTTACTCGACCTCAAGGAAG GTACGCAAAAATGAAGATAATTGCCAAGTGGATCAGAAACCTGAACCATTATGTTTGGATGAACCTGATCCTATCATTTGCCCTGATGCAGGTCAGCTCTTACCTTTGTTTCTTCTCTAATGGGCTTCATTGTGTACCAAGTTACTAA